In Mixta intestinalis, the following are encoded in one genomic region:
- the dppB gene encoding dipeptide ABC transporter permease DppB, with protein MLQFIFRRLGLVIPTFIGITLLTFAFVHLIPGDPVLIMAGERGISPERHAQLMAQLGLDQPMWKQYFTYINGVLHGDLGISLKSRTPVWDEFVPRFKATLELGICAMLFAMIVGIPVGVLAAVKRGSIFDHTAVGISLTGYSMPIFWWGIMLIMLVSVQLNLTPVSGRLGDAVFLDDTQPLTGFVLIDTLIWGEAGDFKDAVMHMILPAIVLGTIPLAVIVRMTRSSMLEVLGEDYIRTARAKGLTRMRVIVVHALRNAMLPVVTVIGLQIGTLLAGAILTETIFSWPGLGRWLIEALQRRDYPVVQGGVLMVATLIILVNLLVDLLYGVVNPRIRHKK; from the coding sequence ATGCTGCAGTTCATATTCCGACGTTTGGGCTTGGTTATCCCAACGTTTATCGGTATTACCCTTTTAACCTTTGCCTTTGTGCATCTGATCCCAGGCGATCCGGTGCTGATCATGGCGGGCGAACGCGGGATCTCCCCGGAACGCCACGCGCAGCTGATGGCCCAGCTTGGTCTGGATCAGCCGATGTGGAAACAGTACTTCACCTACATTAATGGCGTTCTGCATGGCGATCTCGGCATCTCGCTGAAAAGCCGCACGCCGGTATGGGATGAGTTTGTCCCGCGTTTTAAAGCCACGCTGGAACTGGGCATCTGCGCCATGCTGTTTGCGATGATCGTCGGCATCCCGGTTGGCGTGCTGGCGGCGGTAAAACGCGGCTCGATTTTCGACCATACCGCGGTAGGCATCTCGCTGACTGGCTACTCCATGCCCATCTTCTGGTGGGGCATCATGCTGATCATGCTGGTTTCGGTACAGCTTAACCTGACGCCGGTTTCCGGGCGTCTGGGTGACGCGGTCTTCCTTGATGATACGCAACCGCTGACCGGCTTTGTGCTGATCGATACCTTAATCTGGGGCGAAGCGGGCGATTTTAAGGATGCGGTAATGCATATGATCCTGCCTGCGATTGTGCTGGGCACCATTCCGCTGGCGGTGATTGTGCGTATGACGCGCTCTTCGATGCTGGAAGTGCTGGGTGAGGATTATATCCGCACCGCGCGCGCCAAAGGGCTGACGCGGATGCGCGTTATAGTGGTTCACGCGCTGCGCAACGCCATGCTGCCGGTGGTCACCGTGATCGGCCTGCAAATCGGTACGCTGCTGGCCGGGGCGATCCTCACCGAAACCATCTTCTCGTGGCCTGGACTGGGGCGCTGGCTGATTGAAGCTTTACAGCGGCGCGATTATCCGGTGGTGCAGGGCGGCGTGCTGATGGTGGCGACGCTCATCATCCTGGTTAACCTGCTGGTTGATCTGCTCTACGGCGTGGTGAATCCGCGCATTCGACATAAAAAATAG
- the dppA gene encoding dipeptide ABC transporter periplasmic-binding protein DppA, protein MSISLVKSGVLKVGLSLIAMTVAASVQAKTLVYCSEGSPEGFNPQLFTSGTTYDASSRQIYNRLVEFTIGTTELHPALAEKWDVSEDGKTYTFHLRKGVKWHTTKDFKPTRDFNADDVVFTFERQLDKNNKYHGVSGGNYEYFEGMDMPNLLAKVEKVDDYTVRFTLTRPEAPFLADLGMDFASILSAEYADKMLKAGTPEKVDLNPVGTGPFQLLQYQKDSRILYKANADYWGTRPKIDRLVFSITPDASVRYAKLQKGECQVMPYPNPADIARMKQDKNINLMEQPGLNVGYLSYNVEKKPLDNVKVRQALTMAVNKKAIIDAVYQGAGQQAKNLIPPTMWGYNDAVQDYAYDPEKAKALLKEAGMADGFSIDLWAMPVQRPYNPNARRMAEMIQADWAKIGVKAKIVTYEWGEYLKRAKDGEHQTVMMGWTGDNGDPDNFFGTLFSCAAAKDGSNYSRWCDKSFENLIQPARATEDHQKRIELYKQAQVVMHDQAPALIIAHSTVYEPVSKKVSNYVVDPLGGHFFANVDIAE, encoded by the coding sequence ATGAGTATTTCCTTGGTTAAATCAGGGGTGCTAAAGGTTGGCCTGAGCCTGATTGCAATGACCGTGGCCGCCAGCGTTCAGGCTAAAACTCTGGTTTACTGTTCAGAAGGATCGCCGGAAGGTTTTAACCCGCAGCTGTTTACCTCGGGCACCACTTATGACGCCAGTTCGCGCCAGATTTATAACCGTCTGGTGGAGTTCACTATCGGCACCACCGAGCTGCATCCGGCGCTGGCTGAGAAGTGGGACGTCAGTGAAGATGGCAAAACCTATACTTTCCATCTGCGTAAAGGGGTGAAGTGGCACACCACCAAAGATTTCAAACCTACCCGCGACTTTAATGCCGATGACGTGGTATTCACTTTTGAGCGCCAGCTCGATAAAAACAACAAATACCACGGCGTTTCCGGCGGTAATTACGAATACTTCGAAGGCATGGACATGCCAAACCTGCTGGCGAAAGTCGAGAAAGTGGACGATTACACCGTGCGTTTTACTCTGACGCGCCCGGAAGCGCCGTTCCTTGCCGATTTGGGGATGGATTTCGCCTCTATCCTGTCCGCAGAATATGCTGACAAGATGCTGAAAGCGGGTACGCCGGAAAAAGTTGACCTCAACCCGGTGGGTACCGGCCCGTTCCAGCTGCTGCAATATCAAAAAGATTCACGCATCCTTTATAAAGCTAACGCCGATTACTGGGGCACCAGACCGAAAATCGATCGGCTGGTCTTCTCTATTACGCCTGATGCGTCAGTGCGTTACGCCAAGCTGCAAAAAGGCGAATGCCAGGTTATGCCCTATCCGAACCCGGCGGATATCGCCCGCATGAAGCAGGATAAAAACATCAATTTGATGGAGCAGCCTGGGCTGAACGTCGGCTATCTCTCCTACAACGTCGAGAAAAAACCGCTGGATAACGTCAAAGTACGCCAGGCGCTGACCATGGCGGTGAACAAAAAGGCGATTATCGACGCCGTCTATCAGGGCGCGGGCCAGCAGGCGAAAAACCTGATTCCGCCGACCATGTGGGGCTATAACGATGCGGTGCAGGATTACGCTTACGATCCTGAAAAAGCCAAAGCGCTGCTGAAAGAGGCAGGTATGGCCGATGGGTTCTCCATCGATCTCTGGGCGATGCCGGTACAGCGTCCTTACAACCCGAACGCCCGCCGCATGGCGGAGATGATTCAGGCTGACTGGGCGAAAATCGGCGTGAAGGCAAAAATCGTCACTTACGAGTGGGGCGAATATCTCAAGCGCGCCAAAGATGGCGAGCATCAGACGGTGATGATGGGCTGGACCGGCGACAACGGGGATCCGGATAACTTCTTCGGCACGCTGTTCAGCTGCGCTGCGGCGAAAGATGGCTCCAACTACTCGCGCTGGTGCGATAAATCGTTTGAGAATCTGATCCAGCCAGCACGCGCCACCGAAGACCACCAGAAACGTATCGAACTTTACAAGCAGGCTCAGGTAGTGATGCATGATCAGGCACCCGCGCTGATTATCGCCCACTCCACGGTATATGAGCCGGTCAGTAAGAAAGTCTCTAACTACGTGGTGGATCCGTTGGGCGGTCATTTCTTCGCTAACGTCGATATCGCTGAATAA
- the dppD gene encoding dipeptide ABC transporter ATP-binding protein, translating into MALLNIEKLSVHFGDEKAPFRAVDRISYQVEQGQVVGIVGESGSGKSVSSLAIMGLIDYPGRVMADKLEFNQRDLKRISEKERRQLVGSEVAMIFQDPMTSLNPCYTVGYQIMEAIKVHQGGNRRTRRQRAIDLLNQVGIPDPESRLDVYPHQLSGGMSQRVMIAMAIACRPRLLIADEPTTALDVTIQAQIIELLLELQKQENMALILITHDLALVAEAAQHIIVMYAGQVVETGKAGDIFKAPRHPYTQALLRALPEFAADKARLASLPGVVPGKYDRPAGCLLNPRCPYATDRCRVEEPELRDIPGRQSKCHYPLDDAGRPTYAS; encoded by the coding sequence ATGGCGTTATTAAATATAGAAAAACTGTCGGTGCATTTCGGCGATGAAAAAGCACCGTTCCGCGCGGTTGACCGCATCAGCTATCAGGTAGAGCAGGGGCAGGTTGTCGGCATCGTCGGCGAGTCCGGCTCCGGCAAATCGGTCAGCTCGCTGGCAATCATGGGGCTGATTGATTATCCAGGCCGCGTCATGGCGGATAAGCTGGAATTTAACCAGCGCGACCTGAAGCGCATCTCCGAAAAAGAGCGTCGCCAGCTGGTTGGCTCGGAAGTGGCGATGATTTTCCAGGACCCGATGACCAGCCTTAATCCTTGCTACACCGTTGGCTATCAGATTATGGAAGCGATTAAGGTGCATCAGGGCGGCAACCGCCGTACCCGACGCCAGCGCGCTATCGATCTGCTGAATCAGGTCGGGATTCCCGATCCGGAATCGCGGCTGGATGTCTATCCGCACCAGCTCTCCGGCGGGATGAGCCAGCGCGTGATGATCGCGATGGCGATAGCCTGCCGCCCGCGCCTGCTGATTGCTGATGAACCGACTACCGCGCTCGACGTGACGATTCAGGCGCAGATTATTGAGCTGCTGCTGGAGCTGCAAAAACAGGAGAACATGGCGCTGATCCTGATTACGCACGATCTGGCGCTGGTGGCCGAGGCCGCGCAGCACATCATCGTGATGTATGCCGGGCAGGTGGTGGAAACCGGTAAGGCGGGTGATATCTTCAAAGCGCCGCGCCATCCCTATACTCAGGCGCTGCTGCGCGCCCTGCCGGAATTTGCGGCGGATAAAGCGCGGCTGGCCTCGCTGCCGGGCGTGGTGCCGGGCAAATATGACCGTCCTGCTGGCTGCCTGCTTAACCCGCGCTGCCCTTACGCCACCGACCGTTGCCGTGTGGAAGAACCTGAACTTCGTGATATTCCGGGGCGTCAGTCCAAGTGCCACTATCCGCTGGATGATGCCGGGAGGCCAACTTATGCATCCTGA
- the dppF gene encoding dipeptide ABC transporter ATP-binding subunit DppF — protein sequence MHPETQQQYLLQAIDLKKHYPVKKGIFGQPRLVKALDGVSFNLERGKTLAVVGESGCGKSTLGRLLTMIETPTEGQLFWHGQDLLQHDPQAQKLRRQKIQIVFQNPYGSLNPRKKVSQILEEPLLINTSLSKAERRGKTLEMMAKVGLKTEHYDRYPHMFSGGQRQRIAIARGLMLDPDVLIADEPVSALDVSVRAQVLNLMMDLQQEMGLSYVFISHDLSVVEHIADEVMVMYLGRCVEKGSKEAIFSNPRHPYTQALLSATPRLNPDDRRERIKLTGELPSPLSPPPGCAFNARCRRRFGTCVQLQPQLKYYGDQQIACFAVDQDEQQQAG from the coding sequence ATGCATCCTGAAACACAACAACAGTATCTGCTACAGGCGATTGACCTGAAAAAGCACTATCCGGTGAAAAAGGGGATATTCGGACAGCCGCGACTGGTGAAGGCGCTGGATGGCGTTTCGTTTAACCTGGAGCGCGGTAAAACGCTGGCGGTAGTCGGCGAATCGGGCTGCGGTAAATCGACGCTGGGCCGCCTGCTGACGATGATCGAAACGCCGACCGAAGGACAGCTGTTCTGGCACGGCCAGGATCTGCTTCAGCACGATCCGCAGGCGCAAAAACTGCGCCGTCAGAAAATCCAGATTGTGTTCCAGAACCCTTATGGCTCACTGAACCCGCGCAAAAAGGTCAGCCAGATCCTGGAAGAGCCGCTGCTGATTAATACCTCGCTCAGCAAAGCGGAGCGGCGGGGAAAAACCCTGGAGATGATGGCGAAAGTCGGGCTGAAAACCGAACATTACGATCGCTATCCGCATATGTTCTCCGGCGGACAGCGCCAGCGCATCGCCATCGCACGTGGTCTGATGCTCGATCCTGACGTGCTGATTGCCGATGAGCCGGTGTCGGCGCTTGATGTTTCGGTGCGTGCGCAGGTATTGAACCTGATGATGGATTTGCAGCAGGAGATGGGGCTCTCCTACGTCTTTATCTCGCACGATCTGTCGGTGGTGGAGCATATTGCCGATGAGGTGATGGTTATGTATCTGGGGCGCTGCGTGGAGAAAGGCAGCAAAGAGGCGATCTTTAGCAATCCGCGCCATCCTTACACCCAGGCGCTGCTTTCCGCCACGCCGCGCCTCAACCCGGACGACCGGCGCGAGCGCATCAAGTTGACCGGTGAGCTGCCGAGCCCGCTTAGCCCGCCGCCTGGCTGCGCCTTTAACGCCCGCTGCCGCCGTCGTTTCGGCACCTGCGTTCAGCTACAGCCGCAGCTTAAATATTATGGCGATCAGCAGATCGCCTGTTTTGCCGTCGATCAGGACGAACAGCAGCAGGCTGGTTAA
- the dppC gene encoding dipeptide ABC transporter permease DppC: MSVVDSGSVNAAPKPMTPLQEFWHYFKRNKGAVTGLVYIIIMVLIAIFASLLAPHGPAEQFRDALLRPPVWQEGGSWQYILGTDDVGRDVLSRLMYGARLSLLVGCMVVLLSLILGVILGLLAGYVGGALDATIMRLVDIMLALPSLLLALVLVAIFGPSIVNASLALTFVALPHYIRLTRAAVLVEVNRDYVTASSVAGAGALRQMFVNILPNCLAPLIVQASLGFSNAILDMAALGFLGMGAQPPTPEWGTMLSDVLQYAQSAWWVVTFPGVVILLTVLAFNLMGDGLRDALDPKLKQ; encoded by the coding sequence ATGTCTGTGGTTGATTCTGGCAGCGTAAATGCTGCACCCAAGCCGATGACCCCGTTACAGGAATTCTGGCACTACTTTAAACGCAACAAGGGCGCGGTAACCGGGCTGGTTTATATCATCATCATGGTGCTGATCGCGATCTTCGCCAGCCTGCTGGCACCGCACGGTCCGGCGGAACAGTTCCGCGATGCCTTGCTGCGCCCGCCGGTCTGGCAGGAGGGCGGTAGCTGGCAATATATCCTTGGCACCGATGACGTGGGCCGCGATGTGCTGTCGCGCCTGATGTATGGCGCGCGGCTGTCGCTGCTGGTGGGCTGCATGGTGGTGTTACTGTCGCTGATTCTCGGCGTGATTTTAGGGCTGCTGGCGGGCTACGTTGGCGGTGCGCTGGATGCCACCATTATGCGCCTGGTCGATATTATGCTGGCGCTGCCGAGCCTGCTGCTGGCGCTGGTGCTGGTAGCGATTTTTGGACCATCGATCGTCAACGCCTCGCTGGCCTTGACCTTCGTGGCATTGCCGCACTACATCCGTCTGACACGTGCGGCGGTGCTGGTGGAGGTTAACCGCGATTACGTCACCGCTTCCAGCGTGGCGGGTGCAGGCGCGCTGCGTCAGATGTTTGTCAATATTCTGCCTAACTGTCTCGCGCCGCTGATTGTGCAGGCGTCGCTTGGTTTCTCCAACGCAATCCTGGATATGGCCGCGCTGGGCTTTCTCGGTATGGGCGCGCAGCCGCCGACGCCGGAGTGGGGCACCATGCTCTCCGACGTGCTGCAATATGCGCAAAGCGCCTGGTGGGTGGTCACCTTCCCAGGCGTAGTGATCCTGTTGACGGTACTGGCGTTTAACCTGATGGGCGATGGTTTGCGTGATGCGCTCGACCCGAAACTCAAGCAGTAA